From one Gossypium hirsutum isolate 1008001.06 chromosome D08, Gossypium_hirsutum_v2.1, whole genome shotgun sequence genomic stretch:
- the LOC107912473 gene encoding ubiquitin C-terminal hydrolase 22 isoform X2 — MSSKINGHVSPQPCPHLLVFRSRNGPKPFRALQDCIRVKPPGGRAAIRREPTEVPRCGTCEESSRSRLYACVACAAVFCHAPLLHSHASDHSLSIPGHEIAVDVDRAELFCCACGDQVYDRDFDAAVVLAQTVNATATTSTSGSTAMQCSVAGSQPENLRKRRRVDYRPWEPDSGEHISRGNQSIPLLDAANASLVSSTQQPWGLRGLNNLGNTCFMNSILQALLHTPPLRNYFLGDRHNRYYCQQKNGAINGTKNSRLCLACDMDALFSAVFSGDRTPYSPAKFLYSWWQHAANLASYEQQDAHEFFISMLEGIHEKVEKDKRKSQSPGSGDCCIAHRVFSGILRSDVMCMVCGFTSTTYDPCVDISLDLEPNQGGSGKSSSAKSLNSFNVEADCMRPNQNCGISTLKGCLERFTRAEKLGSDQKLFCQKCQVRQESLKQMSIRKLPLVSCFHVKRFEHSSIRKMSRKVDRYLQFPFSLDMAPYLSSSILRSRFGNRIFPFDGDEQDASNDLSTEFELFAVVTHSGRLDAGHYVTYLRLSNQWYKCDDAWITQVNESIVRAAQGYMMFYVQKVLYYKESENQGTS; from the exons ATGTCTTCCAAGATCAACGGCCACGTTTCGCCTCAGCCGTGTCCTCACCTCCTCGTCTTCCGTTCCCGCAACGGCCCCAAGCCCTTTCGCGCCCTACAGGATTGTATCCGCGTCAAGCCGCCCGGCGGTCGCGCCGCCATAAGGAGGGAACCTACTGAGGTCCCACGATGCGGCACGTGCGAGGAATCTTCCCGTTCGAGACTCTACGCGTGCGTCGCATGTGCCGCAGTGTTCTGCCACGCGCCTCTTCTTCACTCCCACGCGTCTGATCACTCGCTTTCCATCCCCGGTCATGAGATCGCCGTTGACGTCGACAGAGCTGAGCTATTTTGCTGTGCGTGCGGTGACCAGGTATACGATCGCGACTTCGACGCTGCCGTCGTCCTTGCACAGACTGTCAACGCTACCGCAACCACCTCCACTTCCGGATCCACCGCAATGCAGTGCAGCGTTGCTGGATCTCAACCGGAGAATCTACGAAAGCGCCGTCGAGTAGATTATCGTCCGTGGGAGCCAGATTCAGGAGAACACATTTCCAGGGGAAATCAGTCGATCCCTCTTCTGGACGCGGCGAATGCCTCATTGGTTTCGTCAACACAACAACCTTGGGGATTACGTGGATTGAATAATTTGGGGAATACCTGCTTTATGAATTCAATATTACAAGCGTTGCTCCATACGCCGCCGTTGCGAAACTATTTCTTAGGCGATCGACACAATAGATATTATTGTCAGCAAAAAAATGGTGCTATTAATGGCACTAAAAATTCAAGATTGTGTTTGGCTTGTGACATGGACGCGCTATTCTCGGCTGTTTTCTCGGGGGATCGGACTCCTTATAGTCCAGCTAAGTTCTTGTACAG TTGGTGGCAACATGCGGCAAATTTGGCTAGTTATGAGCAGCAGGATGCCCATGAATTTTTCATTTCCATGCTTGAGGGAATTCATGAAAAGGTGGAGAAGGATAAAAGGAAGTCCCAAAGTCCAG GCAGTGGAGATTGTTGCATTGCACATAGAGTATTTTCTGGTATTTTGAGATCGGATGTCATGTGTATGGTTTGTGGTTTCACATCCACAACATATGACCCATGTGTAGACATCTCCCTGGACTTGGAACCAAACCAAGGAGGTTCTGGGAAGTCTTCATCTGCAAAATCCCTTAATTCTTTCAATGTTGAGGCAGACTGCATGCGTCCGAATCAAAACTGTGGGATATCTACCTTAAAGGGTTGCTTAGAACGATTTACGAGAGCTGAAAAGTTGGGGTCTGACCAGAAACTTTTCTGCCAAAAGTGTCAGGTGAGGCAAGAGTCCCTTAAGCAGATGTCCATAAGAAAGCTTCCCCTGGTTTCATGCTTTCATGTTAAAAGATTTGAACATTCATCAATACGAAAGATGTCAAGGAAGGTTGACAGGTATCTGCAGTTCCCATTTTCATTGGACATGGCTCCTTATCTTTCTTCTTCCATTTTGAGGAGTCGATTTGGAAACAGGATTTTTCCTTTTGATGGAGATGAACAAGATGCATCCAATGACTTGTCAACTGAATTTGAGTTGTTTGCTGTTGTGACGCACTCAGGCAGATTAGATGCCGGCCATTACGTGACTTATTTGCGATTAAGTAACCAATGGTACAAGTGTGAtgatgcatggattactcaagttAATGAGAGCATCGTGAGAGCTGCACAAGGATACATGATGTTTTATGTACAGAAGGTGCTATATTATAAAGAAAGTGAAAACCAAGGCACATCATGA
- the LOC107912473 gene encoding ubiquitin C-terminal hydrolase 22 isoform X1 — translation MSSKINGHVSPQPCPHLLVFRSRNGPKPFRALQDCIRVKPPGGRAAIRREPTEVPRCGTCEESSRSRLYACVACAAVFCHAPLLHSHASDHSLSIPGHEIAVDVDRAELFCCACGDQVYDRDFDAAVVLAQTVNATATTSTSGSTAMQCSVAGSQPENLRKRRRVDYRPWEPDSGEHISRGNQSIPLLDAANASLVSSTQQPWGLRGLNNLGNTCFMNSILQALLHTPPLRNYFLGDRHNRYYCQQKNGAINGTKNSRLCLACDMDALFSAVFSGDRTPYSPAKFLYSWWQHAANLASYEQQDAHEFFISMLEGIHEKVEKDKRKSQSPAGSGDCCIAHRVFSGILRSDVMCMVCGFTSTTYDPCVDISLDLEPNQGGSGKSSSAKSLNSFNVEADCMRPNQNCGISTLKGCLERFTRAEKLGSDQKLFCQKCQVRQESLKQMSIRKLPLVSCFHVKRFEHSSIRKMSRKVDRYLQFPFSLDMAPYLSSSILRSRFGNRIFPFDGDEQDASNDLSTEFELFAVVTHSGRLDAGHYVTYLRLSNQWYKCDDAWITQVNESIVRAAQGYMMFYVQKVLYYKESENQGTS, via the exons ATGTCTTCCAAGATCAACGGCCACGTTTCGCCTCAGCCGTGTCCTCACCTCCTCGTCTTCCGTTCCCGCAACGGCCCCAAGCCCTTTCGCGCCCTACAGGATTGTATCCGCGTCAAGCCGCCCGGCGGTCGCGCCGCCATAAGGAGGGAACCTACTGAGGTCCCACGATGCGGCACGTGCGAGGAATCTTCCCGTTCGAGACTCTACGCGTGCGTCGCATGTGCCGCAGTGTTCTGCCACGCGCCTCTTCTTCACTCCCACGCGTCTGATCACTCGCTTTCCATCCCCGGTCATGAGATCGCCGTTGACGTCGACAGAGCTGAGCTATTTTGCTGTGCGTGCGGTGACCAGGTATACGATCGCGACTTCGACGCTGCCGTCGTCCTTGCACAGACTGTCAACGCTACCGCAACCACCTCCACTTCCGGATCCACCGCAATGCAGTGCAGCGTTGCTGGATCTCAACCGGAGAATCTACGAAAGCGCCGTCGAGTAGATTATCGTCCGTGGGAGCCAGATTCAGGAGAACACATTTCCAGGGGAAATCAGTCGATCCCTCTTCTGGACGCGGCGAATGCCTCATTGGTTTCGTCAACACAACAACCTTGGGGATTACGTGGATTGAATAATTTGGGGAATACCTGCTTTATGAATTCAATATTACAAGCGTTGCTCCATACGCCGCCGTTGCGAAACTATTTCTTAGGCGATCGACACAATAGATATTATTGTCAGCAAAAAAATGGTGCTATTAATGGCACTAAAAATTCAAGATTGTGTTTGGCTTGTGACATGGACGCGCTATTCTCGGCTGTTTTCTCGGGGGATCGGACTCCTTATAGTCCAGCTAAGTTCTTGTACAG TTGGTGGCAACATGCGGCAAATTTGGCTAGTTATGAGCAGCAGGATGCCCATGAATTTTTCATTTCCATGCTTGAGGGAATTCATGAAAAGGTGGAGAAGGATAAAAGGAAGTCCCAAAGTCCAG CAGGCAGTGGAGATTGTTGCATTGCACATAGAGTATTTTCTGGTATTTTGAGATCGGATGTCATGTGTATGGTTTGTGGTTTCACATCCACAACATATGACCCATGTGTAGACATCTCCCTGGACTTGGAACCAAACCAAGGAGGTTCTGGGAAGTCTTCATCTGCAAAATCCCTTAATTCTTTCAATGTTGAGGCAGACTGCATGCGTCCGAATCAAAACTGTGGGATATCTACCTTAAAGGGTTGCTTAGAACGATTTACGAGAGCTGAAAAGTTGGGGTCTGACCAGAAACTTTTCTGCCAAAAGTGTCAGGTGAGGCAAGAGTCCCTTAAGCAGATGTCCATAAGAAAGCTTCCCCTGGTTTCATGCTTTCATGTTAAAAGATTTGAACATTCATCAATACGAAAGATGTCAAGGAAGGTTGACAGGTATCTGCAGTTCCCATTTTCATTGGACATGGCTCCTTATCTTTCTTCTTCCATTTTGAGGAGTCGATTTGGAAACAGGATTTTTCCTTTTGATGGAGATGAACAAGATGCATCCAATGACTTGTCAACTGAATTTGAGTTGTTTGCTGTTGTGACGCACTCAGGCAGATTAGATGCCGGCCATTACGTGACTTATTTGCGATTAAGTAACCAATGGTACAAGTGTGAtgatgcatggattactcaagttAATGAGAGCATCGTGAGAGCTGCACAAGGATACATGATGTTTTATGTACAGAAGGTGCTATATTATAAAGAAAGTGAAAACCAAGGCACATCATGA
- the LOC107912481 gene encoding actin-related protein 2/3 complex subunit 3 isoform X2 has protein sequence MVYHSSFVGEEGITKACGFPLLPLKSHIKGPAPVSDQGKTDIVDEAITFFRANVFFRNFDVKSPADKLLIYLTFYINVALKRLEGCRTLAEGTKAIINLGLEKVPVPGESGFPFPGLFVLPQSQKEAELLRNYLKQIREETSGRLLSVAYRPNGTPNKCL, from the exons ATG GTTTATCACTCTAGTTTTGTTGGTGAGGAAGGAATTACTAAAGCTTGTGGCTTCCCTTTACTTCCTTTGAAAAGCCATATAAAGGGTCCTGCTCCTGTTTCAGATCAAG GTAAAACTGATATTGTTGATGAAGCGATCACATTCTTTCGTGCCAATGTGTTCTTTAGAAACTTTGATGTTAAGAGCCCTGCAGATAAGCTCCTTATATATTTGACTTTCTACATAAATGTGGCTTTGAAGAGGCTTGAGGGCTGTAGGACCTTGGCTGAAGGGACCAAGGCAATCATTAACTTAGGCTTGGAAAAAGTTCCCGTACCTGGAGAATCTGGTTTTCCTTTTCCGGGGCTCTTTGTGCTCCCACAGTCTCAAAAGGAAGCAG AACTACTTAGGAATTATCTGAAGCAAATCAGAGAAGAAACGAGTGGGAGACTGTTGAGTGTCGCGTATAGGCCCAATGGAACTCCAAATAAATG CTTATAA
- the LOC107912481 gene encoding actin-related protein 2/3 complex subunit 3 isoform X1, with translation MVYHSSFVGEEGITKACGFPLLPLKSHIKGPAPVSDQGKTDIVDEAITFFRANVFFRNFDVKSPADKLLIYLTFYINVALKRLEGCRTLAEGTKAIINLGLEKVPVPGESGFPFPGLFVLPQSQKEAELLRNYLKQIREETSGRLLSVAYRPNGTPNKWWLAFAKRKFMNIIIP, from the exons ATG GTTTATCACTCTAGTTTTGTTGGTGAGGAAGGAATTACTAAAGCTTGTGGCTTCCCTTTACTTCCTTTGAAAAGCCATATAAAGGGTCCTGCTCCTGTTTCAGATCAAG GTAAAACTGATATTGTTGATGAAGCGATCACATTCTTTCGTGCCAATGTGTTCTTTAGAAACTTTGATGTTAAGAGCCCTGCAGATAAGCTCCTTATATATTTGACTTTCTACATAAATGTGGCTTTGAAGAGGCTTGAGGGCTGTAGGACCTTGGCTGAAGGGACCAAGGCAATCATTAACTTAGGCTTGGAAAAAGTTCCCGTACCTGGAGAATCTGGTTTTCCTTTTCCGGGGCTCTTTGTGCTCCCACAGTCTCAAAAGGAAGCAG AACTACTTAGGAATTATCTGAAGCAAATCAGAGAAGAAACGAGTGGGAGACTGTTGAGTGTCGCGTATAGGCCCAATGGAACTCCAAATAAATGGTGGTTAGCTTTTgcgaaaagaaaatttatgaatataattattCCATGA